In Nonomuraea sp. NBC_00507, the following are encoded in one genomic region:
- a CDS encoding N-acyl-D-amino-acid deacylase family protein — translation MRFDVVISGGRVLDGTGAPPHRADVAIDGDRIAAVGRLDGAQAETVIDAAGRFVAPGFVDCHAHGDAAVFDPAVQQAALRQGVTTFVLGQDGLSFAPGSAETVAYASRYFAAVNGPPAKSAPSGEHVPPFEGSLSGEHVPPFEGSLSVGELLASYDRAVPLNTAYLLPHGTIRYDVMGPSPDPATPDDLAKMLRRVERGLSEGAAGLSSGLEYLPGRYATAEELAALCEPLGALPYVTHMRAYGARAGVGMAEVVEIAGRSGAAAHVSHLHGPADVLLPLVEDALAKDVDLTFDTYPYLRGNTILAMYALPPSVPGAEPDRALEMIASGELDGWWATLAESWPRLTISHAPGMEWSEGLTMVAAAERAGVEPGELCRRLLTETRLEAGVVFARPDEGPEGEESVRRMLRHSSHTGGSDGIYVGGHPHPRGYGAFARFLGRHVRELEDWTWEQAVVHLASHPARRFGLAKRGLVRAGFAADVVVFDPAAVGDRATYAAPRMLATGIDDVLVSGVRVLAGGELTSATPGRALRS, via the coding sequence GTGAGGTTCGACGTAGTCATCAGCGGTGGGCGGGTGCTCGACGGCACGGGCGCCCCGCCGCACCGGGCGGACGTGGCGATCGACGGCGATCGGATCGCGGCGGTCGGCCGGCTGGACGGCGCGCAGGCGGAGACCGTGATCGACGCCGCGGGGCGGTTCGTCGCGCCTGGCTTCGTGGACTGCCACGCCCACGGCGACGCGGCCGTCTTCGACCCGGCGGTGCAGCAGGCGGCGCTGCGACAGGGGGTGACGACGTTCGTGCTGGGGCAGGACGGGCTATCCTTCGCGCCCGGGTCCGCCGAGACCGTCGCCTATGCCTCACGCTACTTCGCCGCCGTCAACGGCCCGCCGGCCAAGAGCGCCCCATCCGGGGAGCATGTGCCGCCGTTCGAGGGATCCCTCTCCGGGGAGCACGTGCCGCCGTTCGAGGGATCCCTCTCCGTCGGCGAGTTGCTCGCCTCCTATGACCGCGCGGTGCCGCTCAACACCGCATACCTGCTCCCCCACGGCACCATCCGCTACGACGTCATGGGCCCGTCCCCCGATCCGGCCACACCGGACGACCTGGCGAAGATGCTGCGGCGCGTCGAGCGCGGCCTGTCGGAGGGCGCGGCCGGGCTGTCGAGCGGACTCGAATACCTGCCGGGCCGATACGCCACCGCCGAGGAGCTGGCCGCGTTGTGCGAGCCGCTCGGCGCACTCCCCTATGTCACCCACATGCGGGCCTACGGCGCCAGGGCGGGCGTGGGCATGGCCGAGGTCGTCGAGATCGCCGGCCGCTCCGGCGCCGCCGCGCACGTCTCCCACCTGCACGGGCCCGCCGACGTGCTGCTGCCGCTGGTCGAGGACGCGCTGGCCAAGGACGTCGACCTGACCTTCGACACCTACCCCTACCTGCGGGGCAACACGATCCTGGCGATGTACGCGCTGCCGCCGTCCGTGCCGGGCGCCGAGCCGGACCGCGCGCTGGAGATGATCGCCTCCGGGGAGTTGGACGGCTGGTGGGCGACGCTGGCCGAGTCGTGGCCCCGGCTGACCATCTCGCATGCCCCCGGCATGGAGTGGAGCGAGGGTCTGACCATGGTGGCGGCGGCCGAGCGGGCCGGAGTCGAGCCGGGCGAGCTCTGCCGCCGCCTCCTGACGGAGACGCGCCTGGAGGCGGGGGTGGTGTTCGCCCGCCCCGACGAGGGACCCGAAGGCGAGGAGTCCGTACGCCGGATGTTGCGCCATTCCTCGCACACCGGCGGCTCCGACGGCATCTACGTGGGCGGGCACCCGCATCCGCGGGGCTACGGGGCGTTCGCCAGGTTCCTCGGGCGGCATGTCAGGGAGCTGGAGGACTGGACGTGGGAGCAGGCCGTCGTGCACCTGGCCTCGCATCCGGCCAGGCGGTTCGGGCTGGCGAAGCGGGGGCTGGTGCGGGCGGGGTTCGCGGCCGACGTGGTGGTGTTCGACCCGGCCGCGGTCGGGGACCGGGCGACGTACGCGGCGCCGCGCATGCTCGCGACCGGCATCGACGACGTGCTCGTGTCGGGCGTGCGCGTGCTGGCCGGGGGCGAGCTCACCAGTGCCACCCCCGGACGCGCGCTCCGCTCCTGA
- a CDS encoding RidA family protein, protein MKKELRTSEGAAPIGAYSQGLVVGDFVYTSGMGPLDPQTGEIVGDDVAAQTHQVMRNLGAILAAHGLGFDDVIKSTVHLQHLKRDFAAYNEVYKSYFNAPYPVRTTVGSELLDILVEIDFVAHKSA, encoded by the coding sequence GTGAAAAAGGAGCTCCGCACGAGCGAGGGCGCCGCCCCCATCGGCGCATACTCGCAGGGCCTCGTGGTGGGCGATTTCGTCTACACCTCCGGCATGGGACCGCTCGACCCGCAGACCGGCGAGATCGTCGGCGACGACGTGGCCGCCCAGACGCACCAGGTCATGCGCAATCTCGGCGCCATCCTCGCCGCGCACGGCCTCGGCTTCGATGACGTGATCAAGTCCACCGTCCACCTGCAGCACCTCAAGCGCGACTTCGCCGCCTACAACGAGGTGTACAAGTCCTATTTCAACGCGCCTTACCCCGTACGCACCACTGTGGGGTCCGAGCTGCTGGACATCCTCGTGGAGATCGACTTCGTCGCGCACAAGAGCGCATAA
- a CDS encoding DUF4153 domain-containing protein, translated as MRPLDFLGRIKVKLGIVIVLAVGTAFVVNEVGLNSGLSREVRIAVAVVLALIMVQVLAMGMTKPLRQMASAAQTIAKGRYGLRVTATSRDEVGELARAFNAMAADLGEVDRQRRELVANVSHELRTPITGLRAVLENVVDGVSAPDPVTMRTALAQTERLGRLVAQLLDLSRLDSGARLMEPEAIELAPLIEQAVREAALAREDVVIRAQAPGDLALRADPDLLAQVLANLLDNAVRHSPLNGVVTVSGAAEGAGVRVVVADLGPGIPASARGRVFERFSRLDAGRAADSGGAGLGLAIVKEIVELHGGSIRIDDGAGCRMVVDLPGRTTMADAPLGAEQQAALDTRPDPAAVPAEWGVVTGVGASVTGRVATAPGPMTAGADPDGLVVAGAGPAGDSTVARLADSDPATAGGAPLGREAAIAAGAANDGRPANVTGASTADGNNPSDGRAVAGTGALVGGSALAGDSAPMGVGALAGSGAIAGGGAVAVGPGALAGAALGAPSPALTGAALGAPSPPSPGSALARMIGGGVVGVLIGFLVGMFAAVLVSVTAGDAMALVTLVMSTAVMGAIGASIGVGSARRAAATAYQSAYHAATHSMAQAGQTRAPLAAAAAGQAAGQAGSQPAAAAAAQATGQAWAQPAAAAAAQARGQAWAQPAGQAGAQPVAAAAAQATDEAEAQPAAAAAAQAIGQARSQPAASVAPQAAGQTGPQPAAPAPAQAQAAGQTGVQPAVAAAAQTTGQAWAQPAGHAGAQPAGQAGSQPAAAAAVQAAGQAWAQHAVPAAAQATGQAWAQAGGQAVGRAAGPPGAPVGGRLVPQAGGQAPPPPYVPPPLFPRPELPETPRWLLPAAAGAGVFAAVALPEAQVGLGIVLVSMVLGAAALPAVARRMTPWTVAFGLTAYWLIAMAAVRDADWLVAILLVAGAGLGALAVSGAGAGWLGVIRGGVSVLLALGPVPWFLAVPLKKLTARRRVMPMVAALGITAVLLLVFGLLFSSADAVFASYVERLTTAPAWAESAPMRIFLFGVFAVLLAAVVLVALRPVVDPVGPDTKFTVSKSVWVIPLTAVNLLFSSFVAVQITALFGGNTWVLKTAGLTYAEYAREGFFQLVVVSVFVLGMVAVAGGLLKTERRERWVLACLLGVLCGLTMVVLASALHRMNLYTEAYGLSRLRITVQATVWWLGTVFALVLLAGAVRLGGRGSGWLPRTIVLITGIGLGAFAIVNPDLRVAYTQVEVRGVAKMDSDYLGNLGAEAVPALDRLPEPQRSCVLADVVRANGLDRPDPWNGWNVARAEARDLLAVKPIDKSAVCAEVSSRSD; from the coding sequence ATGAGGCCGCTGGACTTCCTCGGCCGGATCAAGGTCAAGCTCGGCATCGTGATCGTGCTGGCCGTGGGGACGGCCTTCGTCGTCAACGAGGTCGGTCTCAACTCCGGGTTGTCCCGCGAGGTGCGCATCGCGGTCGCCGTCGTCCTGGCGTTGATCATGGTGCAGGTCCTGGCCATGGGGATGACCAAGCCGCTGCGCCAGATGGCCAGCGCCGCGCAGACGATCGCCAAGGGCCGCTACGGGCTGCGGGTCACCGCCACCTCGCGGGACGAGGTGGGCGAGCTCGCCAGGGCGTTCAACGCGATGGCGGCCGACCTCGGCGAGGTGGACAGGCAGCGCCGCGAGCTCGTCGCGAACGTCAGCCACGAGCTGCGCACCCCGATCACGGGGCTGCGGGCCGTGCTGGAGAACGTCGTGGACGGCGTCTCGGCGCCCGATCCCGTCACCATGCGGACCGCGCTCGCCCAGACCGAGCGCCTCGGGCGGCTCGTGGCGCAGCTGCTGGACCTGTCGCGGCTGGACTCGGGGGCACGGCTCATGGAGCCCGAGGCCATCGAGCTGGCGCCGCTGATCGAGCAGGCCGTGCGCGAGGCGGCCCTGGCCCGCGAGGATGTCGTGATCCGGGCCCAGGCGCCGGGCGATCTGGCGCTGAGGGCCGACCCCGACCTGCTCGCGCAGGTCCTCGCGAACCTCCTCGACAACGCGGTACGGCACAGCCCCCTGAACGGGGTGGTGACCGTGAGCGGGGCGGCGGAAGGGGCCGGCGTGCGAGTGGTCGTCGCCGACCTGGGGCCGGGGATCCCGGCCTCGGCCAGAGGGCGGGTCTTCGAGCGCTTCTCCCGGCTGGACGCGGGGCGGGCGGCCGACTCCGGGGGCGCGGGGCTGGGGCTGGCCATTGTGAAGGAGATCGTCGAACTGCACGGGGGTTCGATTCGCATCGACGATGGTGCGGGGTGCCGCATGGTCGTCGATTTACCAGGGAGGACGACGATGGCTGACGCGCCGTTAGGGGCGGAGCAGCAGGCGGCGCTGGACACGCGGCCGGATCCGGCCGCCGTGCCCGCCGAGTGGGGCGTCGTGACAGGGGTCGGTGCTTCGGTGACCGGCCGCGTCGCAACCGCACCCGGCCCGATGACCGCGGGGGCTGATCCGGACGGGCTTGTGGTGGCCGGCGCCGGGCCTGCCGGCGACAGCACCGTCGCGCGTCTGGCCGACAGCGACCCGGCGACCGCCGGCGGCGCTCCGCTCGGCAGGGAGGCCGCGATCGCGGCCGGCGCCGCGAACGACGGGCGTCCTGCGAACGTCACAGGCGCCTCGACCGCCGACGGGAACAATCCGAGCGACGGTCGTGCCGTGGCGGGCACCGGAGCCCTGGTAGGCGGCAGTGCCCTGGCGGGCGACAGTGCCCCGATGGGCGTTGGTGCCCTGGCGGGCAGCGGTGCCATAGCGGGCGGCGGTGCCGTGGCGGTGGGGCCGGGTGCACTCGCTGGAGCGGCGCTGGGCGCACCGAGTCCTGCACTCACTGGAGCGGCGTTGGGCGCACCGAGTCCGCCGTCACCGGGCAGCGCGTTGGCCAGGATGATCGGTGGTGGCGTGGTCGGGGTGCTGATCGGCTTCCTGGTCGGCATGTTCGCCGCCGTGCTGGTCAGCGTGACCGCCGGGGATGCGATGGCGTTGGTCACGCTCGTCATGAGCACCGCGGTCATGGGGGCGATCGGCGCGTCCATAGGCGTCGGCTCGGCCCGCCGGGCGGCGGCCACGGCCTACCAGTCGGCGTACCATGCGGCCACCCACTCCATGGCGCAGGCAGGCCAGACAAGGGCACCACTGGCAGCCGCGGCGGCGGGACAGGCCGCAGGCCAGGCAGGATCGCAGCCCGCAGCCGCAGCGGCGGCGCAGGCCACAGGCCAGGCATGGGCACAGCCCGCAGCCGCAGCGGCGGCCCAGGCCAGAGGCCAGGCATGGGCACAGCCCGCAGGACAGGCAGGAGCGCAGCCCGTAGCCGCGGCAGCGGCGCAGGCCACAGACGAGGCAGAGGCGCAGCCCGCAGCCGCAGCGGCGGCGCAGGCCATAGGCCAGGCGCGATCGCAGCCCGCAGCCTCGGTGGCACCGCAGGCCGCAGGCCAGACAGGGCCGCAGCCCGCAGCCCCGGCACCGGCGCAGGCGCAGGCCGCAGGCCAGACAGGAGTACAGCCCGCAGTCGCAGCGGCGGCGCAGACCACAGGCCAGGCATGGGCACAGCCCGCAGGCCACGCCGGGGCACAGCCCGCAGGCCAGGCAGGATCGCAACCCGCAGCCGCGGCGGCGGTGCAGGCCGCAGGCCAGGCATGGGCGCAGCACGCAGTCCCAGCGGCGGCGCAGGCCACAGGCCAGGCATGGGCACAGGCCGGAGGCCAGGCGGTAGGCCGGGCGGCCGGTCCGCCAGGGGCACCGGTGGGAGGGCGGTTGGTGCCGCAGGCAGGGGGGCAGGCGCCACCGCCGCCGTATGTGCCGCCGCCGTTGTTCCCGAGGCCCGAGTTGCCCGAGACACCCCGATGGCTGTTGCCCGCCGCCGCCGGAGCAGGCGTGTTCGCGGCGGTGGCGTTGCCCGAGGCGCAGGTCGGGCTGGGTATCGTGCTGGTGTCCATGGTGCTGGGCGCGGCGGCGCTGCCGGCGGTGGCGCGGCGGATGACGCCGTGGACGGTGGCGTTCGGACTGACGGCGTACTGGCTGATCGCCATGGCGGCGGTGCGCGACGCCGACTGGCTGGTGGCGATTCTGCTCGTGGCGGGAGCCGGGCTGGGTGCGCTGGCCGTGTCGGGGGCGGGCGCCGGGTGGCTGGGCGTGATCAGGGGCGGCGTGTCCGTTCTGCTGGCGCTGGGCCCGGTGCCGTGGTTCCTGGCCGTCCCGTTGAAGAAGCTGACGGCCAGGCGGCGCGTCATGCCGATGGTCGCCGCACTCGGCATCACGGCGGTGCTGCTGCTGGTGTTCGGGCTGTTGTTCAGCTCGGCGGACGCGGTGTTCGCCTCCTACGTGGAGCGACTGACCACCGCACCCGCCTGGGCGGAATCGGCGCCGATGCGGATCTTCCTGTTCGGCGTCTTCGCTGTGCTGCTGGCGGCCGTGGTGCTGGTCGCGCTCCGGCCGGTGGTCGACCCCGTCGGCCCGGACACCAAGTTCACGGTGAGCAAGAGTGTCTGGGTCATCCCGCTCACGGCGGTGAACCTGCTGTTCTCGTCGTTCGTGGCCGTGCAGATCACGGCGCTGTTCGGCGGCAACACGTGGGTGCTGAAGACGGCGGGGCTGACCTATGCGGAGTATGCCAGGGAGGGGTTCTTCCAGCTCGTGGTGGTCAGCGTGTTCGTGCTCGGCATGGTCGCGGTGGCCGGCGGGCTGCTCAAGACCGAGCGCCGCGAGCGCTGGGTGCTGGCCTGCCTGCTGGGCGTGCTCTGCGGGCTGACGATGGTGGTGCTGGCCTCGGCCCTGCACCGGATGAACCTCTATACCGAGGCCTACGGCCTGTCCAGGCTGCGGATCACGGTGCAGGCCACGGTCTGGTGGCTCGGCACGGTGTTCGCGCTGGTGCTGCTGGCCGGGGCGGTACGGCTCGGGGGCCGCGGCTCCGGCTGGCTGCCGCGGACGATCGTCCTGATCACCGGCATCGGCCTGGGTGCGTTCGCGATCGTGAACCCCGACCTGCGGGTCGCGTACACGCAGGTGGAGGTGCGCGGCGTCGCCAAGATGGACTCCGACTACCTGGGGAACCTCGGCGCGGAGGCGGTGCCGGCCCTGGACCGGCTGCCGGAGCCGCAGCGCAGCTGCGTGCTGGCCGACGTCGTCAGAGCCAACGGGCTGGATCGGCCCGACCCGTGGAACGGCTGGAACGTCGCCCGCGCCGAGGCGCGCGACCTGCTGGCCGTAAAACCGATCGACAAGTCGGCCGTCTGCGCGGAGGTGTCGTCGCGCTCTGATTGA
- a CDS encoding alanine racemase has protein sequence MQSVLEQAILQQADRRLSIFDGGLGFPLMVVHRDALEHNVATMAAFAGDHGLELAPHAKTHMSAEIAALQLAAGAWGLSVATPRQAQVVRGFGVDRIMVANQVVDPAGLAWAAAELERDPAFEFLSFADSVAGVDILAGHAGAQPFRVLVELGHEGGRAGCRTLEELLRVAGHVQETPGVELAGVAGYEGALKSADEVRKYLDSLQEAVEYVRVKSPILSVGGSQWFDVIGRELVAAQARILLRSGAYVSHDDGYYRERTPFNRIDGELRPALEVWAHVLSTPEPGLAIVGMGKRDAPFDEGLPIPRRDGVTVVRMQDQHTIVRAAGLKPGDLLAFGISHPCTAFDKWRVLPLVDRDYRVVGTIKTNF, from the coding sequence GTGCAGTCCGTCCTCGAACAAGCCATCCTCCAACAGGCCGACCGGAGACTGTCGATCTTCGACGGCGGGCTCGGCTTCCCGCTGATGGTGGTGCATCGGGACGCGCTGGAGCACAACGTCGCGACGATGGCGGCCTTCGCCGGTGACCATGGGCTGGAGCTGGCCCCGCACGCCAAGACGCACATGTCAGCCGAGATCGCCGCCCTGCAGCTCGCGGCGGGAGCCTGGGGGCTGAGCGTGGCGACGCCGCGGCAGGCCCAGGTTGTCCGGGGGTTCGGGGTCGATCGCATCATGGTGGCCAACCAGGTCGTGGATCCGGCCGGGCTCGCCTGGGCGGCTGCCGAGCTGGAGCGGGATCCGGCGTTCGAGTTCCTGAGCTTCGCCGACTCCGTTGCCGGGGTGGACATCCTCGCCGGGCACGCCGGGGCGCAGCCGTTCCGGGTGCTGGTGGAGCTCGGGCACGAGGGAGGGCGGGCAGGCTGCCGCACCCTCGAGGAGCTGCTGCGGGTGGCCGGGCACGTGCAGGAGACGCCCGGGGTGGAGCTGGCCGGGGTGGCCGGGTACGAGGGCGCGCTGAAGAGCGCCGACGAGGTCCGGAAATATCTGGACTCCCTGCAGGAGGCCGTCGAATACGTCCGCGTCAAGAGCCCCATCCTCAGCGTGGGCGGCAGCCAGTGGTTCGACGTGATCGGGCGGGAGCTCGTCGCCGCCCAGGCCAGGATCCTGCTGCGCAGCGGCGCGTACGTCAGCCACGACGACGGCTACTACCGCGAGCGCACCCCGTTCAACCGCATCGACGGCGAGTTGCGCCCGGCGCTGGAGGTGTGGGCGCACGTCCTGTCCACGCCCGAGCCCGGGCTGGCGATCGTGGGCATGGGCAAGCGGGACGCGCCCTTCGACGAGGGGCTGCCGATCCCACGCCGCGACGGCGTCACCGTCGTGCGGATGCAGGACCAGCACACGATCGTGCGGGCCGCCGGCCTCAAGCCCGGTGACCTGCTGGCTTTCGGCATCTCCCATCCCTGCACCGCCTTCGACAAGTGGCGCGTGCTTCCCCTGGTGGACCGGGACTACCGTGTCGTTGGCACGATAAAGACCAACTTCTAG